The Phoenix dactylifera cultivar Barhee BC4 chromosome 9, palm_55x_up_171113_PBpolish2nd_filt_p, whole genome shotgun sequence genome window below encodes:
- the LOC103724072 gene encoding SEC14 cytosolic factor → MDPQGYGDLTGSDDNERKMVASLRTLVERQDPAAKEADNLMLRRFLRARDLDIEKASAMFLKYLKWRQGAVPNGFISEAEVQNELIQKKLFLQGFDKMGRPIVVGFAARHYYSKRDIDEFKRLIVYLLDNICARIPSGQEKFIAIVDLQGWGYSNCDIRAYLAALDIMQNYYPERLGKAFLIHVPYMFMKAWKMLLPFIDKNTKKKFVFVDDKNLKATLLEDIDESQLPEIYGGKLRLVSIGDLED, encoded by the exons ATGGACCCTCAAGGCTACGGTGACCTCACCGGGAGTGACGATAACGAGAGGAAGATGGTGGCCTCGTTGAGGACGCTCGTCGAGCGCCAAGACCCCGCTGCCAAG GAGGCAGACAACCTGATGCTCAGAAGGTTTCTGCGTGCACGTGATCTAGATATCGAGAAGGCTTCTGCTATGTTCCTGAAATACCTCAAGTGGAGACAAGGAGCTGTCCCAAATGGTTTCATCTCAGAGGCAGAAGTCCAAAATGAGCTTATTCAGAAGAAGCTTTTCTTGCAAGGATTTGATAAGATGGGGCGCCCTATAGTAGTTGGCTTTGCTGCTAGACACTACTACTCCAAGCGAGATATCGATGAGTTTAAGC GTCTCATAGTATATCTTCTCGACAACATATGTGCCAG AATACCTAGCGGTCAGGAGAAGTTCATTGCAATTGTGGATCTTCAAGGGTGGGGGTACTCCAACTGTGACATTCGGGCATATCTTGCAGCTTTAGATATCATGCAG AATTACTACCCAGAGAGGCTTGGCAAAGCGTTTTTAATCCATGTACCTTATATGTTCATGAAGGCATGGAAGATGTTATTACCATTTATCGAcaaaaacaccaaaaagaaG TTTGTCTTTGTTGACGATAAGAACCTGAAAGCAACACTACTGGAGGATATAGATGAGAGCCAACTCCCAGAGATATATGGTGGCAAGTTGCGGTTGGTTTCGATTGGAGACTTGGAAGACTAG